The following proteins are co-located in the Pseudoalteromonas sp. N1230-9 genome:
- a CDS encoding nitrate reductase subunit alpha: protein MSHLLNKMRFFKTNKQSFAGGHGVTTDENRDWEDGYRRRWQHDKIVRSTHGVNCTGSCSWKIYVKDGLVTWETQQTDYPRTRPDLPNHEPRGCPRGASYSWYIYSANRLKYPKVRQALLKLWREAKQVHSDPVKAWESIVTDPAKTKSYKSKRGLGGLIRAKWDEVNEIIAASNVYTAKTYGPDRIMGFSPIPAMSMVSYAAGSRYLSLIGGNCLSFYDWYCDLPPASPQIWGEQTDVPESADWYNSNYIIAWGSNVPQTRTPDAHFFTEVRYKGTKTVVITSDYSECSKLSDIWLSPKQGTDAALAMAFGHVILKEFHIDKPSSYFTDYVRRYTDMPMLVVLDKTDKGYTQGAFLRAADLADNLGQDNNPKWKTIGLDETSNELVSPTGAIGYRWGEKGKWNIEQRDGKNGCDIKLALSLKDHSDKVESVLFPYFGSQAHELGYFQHTEHDDIQVRKVPVKTITLKDGSEALVATVFDLMVAHYGVDNGLNDPAVATSLYDNVPYTPAWQEQITGVKADHVIQVAREFADNADKTRGRSMVIVGAGLNHWYNMDMNYRGLINMLMMCGCVGQSGGGWAHYVGQEKLRPQCGWLPLAFGLDWQRPPRQMNGTSFFYNHSDQWRYEKLEMTEVLSPLANKENWTGSIIDYNTRAERMGWLPSAPQLGMNPLQLCKDAEKAGLSAKDYAVQQLKSGDLDFACEDPDNPKNFPRNMFIWRSNLLGSSGKGHEYMLRHFLGTKHGLQGKDLGESGDKKPEDVVWHDDAPEGKVDLWVTLDFRMSTTCLYSDIVLPTATWYEKDDMNTSDMHPFIHPLSKAVDPVWESRSDWDIFKGIAKKFSALCEGHLGVEKDLVTLPLMHDTPNELAQPDGINMWWKNECDLIPGVTAPNMIEVERDYPNTYNRFTSLGPLLEKLGNGGKGINWNTDQEVKFLGELNYTHTGEGPHKGRPKIDTAIDAAEVILSLAPETNGHVAVKAWQALGEFTGRDHTHLATPKEEEKIRFRDIQAQPRKIISSPTWSGLEDEHVSYNAGYTNVHELIPWRTVTGRQQFYQDHQWMRDFGETMVSYKPPVNLKTTQPLLDKKPNGNKELVLNWITPHQKWGIHSTYSDNLLMLTLSRGGPIVWISETDAKEADIKDNDWIEIFNVNGAIAARAVVSQRVPQGMSMMYHAQERIVNTPGSEVSGTRGGIHNSVTRAIMKPTHMIGGYAQQSYGFNYYGTVGCNRDEFVIVRKMDKVDWLDNE from the coding sequence ATGAGCCATTTGTTGAATAAAATGCGCTTTTTCAAGACTAACAAGCAAAGCTTTGCGGGTGGTCACGGTGTAACAACTGATGAAAATCGCGATTGGGAAGACGGCTATCGTCGTCGCTGGCAGCATGACAAAATTGTACGCTCTACACATGGTGTAAACTGTACAGGTTCATGCAGTTGGAAAATTTATGTAAAAGACGGACTCGTTACCTGGGAAACTCAACAAACAGACTACCCTCGAACTCGTCCTGATTTACCAAATCATGAACCTCGTGGCTGTCCTCGCGGTGCCAGCTATTCCTGGTATATATACAGTGCTAATCGATTAAAATACCCTAAGGTTCGTCAGGCGTTATTGAAACTATGGCGCGAAGCTAAGCAAGTCCATAGTGATCCTGTTAAAGCATGGGAATCAATCGTCACCGACCCTGCTAAAACAAAGAGCTATAAATCAAAACGCGGGTTAGGGGGCTTGATCCGCGCTAAATGGGATGAAGTAAACGAGATCATCGCAGCGTCTAATGTTTACACCGCAAAAACCTACGGTCCAGACCGTATCATGGGATTCTCACCTATTCCGGCAATGAGTATGGTTAGTTACGCGGCAGGTTCGCGTTATTTATCATTGATTGGTGGTAACTGCTTAAGCTTCTATGACTGGTATTGTGATTTACCACCAGCATCGCCACAAATCTGGGGTGAACAAACAGACGTTCCAGAATCAGCTGATTGGTATAACTCAAATTATATTATTGCTTGGGGCTCCAATGTTCCACAAACACGTACTCCTGACGCTCACTTTTTCACAGAAGTACGCTACAAAGGCACCAAAACGGTTGTTATTACTTCTGACTACTCTGAGTGCTCTAAATTATCAGATATATGGTTGTCGCCAAAACAAGGGACCGATGCGGCTCTGGCAATGGCGTTTGGACATGTCATTCTAAAAGAATTCCATATTGATAAACCAAGTAGTTATTTTACCGACTACGTTCGCCGCTACACCGATATGCCTATGCTTGTCGTGTTGGATAAAACCGACAAAGGCTACACACAAGGGGCATTCTTACGTGCTGCTGACTTGGCTGATAACTTAGGCCAAGACAACAACCCGAAATGGAAGACCATTGGTCTTGATGAAACCAGCAATGAACTTGTTTCACCGACCGGTGCAATTGGTTATCGCTGGGGTGAAAAAGGCAAATGGAATATTGAACAGCGTGATGGTAAAAATGGCTGCGATATTAAGTTAGCGCTCAGCTTAAAAGATCACTCAGATAAAGTTGAATCAGTCTTATTCCCTTACTTCGGTAGCCAAGCCCATGAACTGGGATACTTCCAACATACTGAACATGACGATATTCAAGTTCGTAAAGTCCCTGTTAAAACAATTACCCTCAAAGATGGTAGCGAAGCACTGGTTGCCACCGTATTTGATTTAATGGTTGCGCATTACGGTGTAGATAATGGCTTGAACGACCCTGCAGTTGCAACATCGCTTTATGACAATGTGCCTTATACCCCAGCATGGCAAGAACAAATCACAGGTGTAAAAGCTGATCATGTCATTCAAGTGGCTCGTGAGTTTGCTGATAACGCAGACAAAACCCGTGGCCGTAGTATGGTCATTGTCGGTGCAGGGCTTAACCACTGGTACAACATGGATATGAACTACCGTGGTTTAATCAACATGTTGATGATGTGTGGCTGTGTAGGTCAATCTGGTGGTGGCTGGGCTCACTATGTTGGACAAGAAAAGTTACGTCCACAATGTGGTTGGTTACCGCTTGCATTTGGTTTAGATTGGCAACGCCCACCCCGCCAAATGAACGGTACGTCTTTCTTTTATAACCATTCTGATCAATGGCGCTACGAAAAACTTGAAATGACCGAAGTACTGTCTCCTTTAGCAAATAAAGAGAATTGGACTGGCTCAATCATTGATTACAATACACGTGCAGAACGCATGGGCTGGTTACCTTCTGCCCCTCAACTTGGCATGAACCCACTGCAACTGTGTAAAGATGCAGAAAAAGCAGGATTGTCAGCGAAAGATTATGCGGTGCAACAACTTAAATCTGGCGATTTAGACTTTGCCTGTGAAGACCCTGATAACCCTAAAAACTTCCCACGTAACATGTTTATTTGGCGCTCTAATTTACTGGGTTCATCAGGTAAAGGCCATGAATATATGCTACGCCATTTCCTTGGTACCAAACATGGCTTGCAAGGTAAAGATCTTGGCGAAAGCGGAGATAAAAAACCTGAAGACGTTGTCTGGCATGATGATGCACCAGAGGGCAAAGTTGATTTATGGGTCACCTTGGATTTTCGTATGTCAACGACCTGTTTGTATTCCGATATCGTGTTACCAACCGCAACTTGGTATGAAAAAGATGATATGAACACATCCGACATGCACCCATTCATTCATCCACTTTCAAAAGCGGTTGATCCAGTGTGGGAATCACGTTCGGATTGGGATATTTTTAAAGGTATTGCGAAAAAATTCTCAGCGTTATGCGAAGGTCACTTGGGTGTTGAAAAAGACTTAGTGACATTGCCACTCATGCACGACACGCCAAACGAATTAGCTCAACCCGATGGCATAAACATGTGGTGGAAGAATGAATGCGACCTGATCCCAGGTGTCACCGCACCCAATATGATTGAAGTTGAGCGTGACTATCCAAATACCTACAACCGCTTTACCTCACTTGGACCGTTGCTCGAAAAACTCGGTAATGGTGGTAAAGGCATTAATTGGAACACTGACCAAGAAGTAAAGTTTTTAGGTGAGTTGAATTACACACACACCGGCGAAGGCCCACACAAAGGTCGTCCAAAAATAGACACCGCAATTGATGCCGCTGAAGTCATTTTGAGCCTTGCCCCTGAAACCAATGGGCATGTTGCTGTTAAAGCATGGCAAGCACTGGGAGAGTTCACGGGTCGCGATCACACGCATTTAGCAACCCCTAAAGAAGAGGAAAAAATTCGCTTTAGAGATATTCAAGCACAGCCACGTAAGATCATTAGTTCGCCAACATGGTCAGGTCTTGAAGATGAGCATGTGTCATATAACGCAGGCTATACCAATGTGCATGAACTGATCCCTTGGCGTACCGTTACCGGCCGTCAACAATTTTACCAAGATCACCAGTGGATGCGTGACTTCGGTGAAACTATGGTGTCGTACAAACCGCCTGTAAACTTAAAAACGACTCAACCATTATTGGATAAAAAACCGAATGGTAATAAAGAGTTAGTTTTAAACTGGATTACGCCACACCAAAAATGGGGCATTCACTCAACCTATTCAGACAACCTACTTATGCTGACATTAAGTCGTGGTGGTCCAATTGTTTGGATCAGTGAAACGGATGCAAAAGAGGCTGATATCAAAGATAACGATTGGATCGAAATCTTCAATGTTAATGGTGCCATTGCCGCACGTGCCGTCGTATCACAGCGTGTACCACAAGGTATGAGCATGATGTACCACGCACAGGAGCGCATTGTAAACACACCAGGCTCTGAGGTATCAGGAACCCGAGGCGGTATTCATAACTCAGTTACCCGCGCCATCATGAAACCAACCCATATGATTGGGGGTTATGCACAGCAGTCATACGGCTTTAACTACTACGGTACTGTGGGCTGTAATCGTGATGAGTTTGTAATTGTCCGAAAAATGGACAAGGTTGATTGGCTAGATAATGAGTAA
- a CDS encoding ATP-binding protein, translated as MLITYKRYGFVIDKRQVIIVGIRLNELKNRFNGSVMVYIKGSLVGIISLAITTLFASYWITELADLDAKAINLSGSLRMESYQLGMFGLEGNKQEVDKRIAIFEEKLRDPIFQKLQNDEQLNKLWLQTIEQWQTFLKPALVNLPIENKTQFNLYVKALAESADDFVYAVQIDAESKIRLLRTIQVGALFITLLVGMFTLHLISLRVEKPLAELTHAAYAIGKGNFTHHVDLQGDDELALMGATLNHTCEAIASMYGQLELRVKQQTEKLELNNQTLAFLFKTARVLLETREKKHDLQQTFDELAQLIGVPDIELCLMTASGDRPYMQIKPSQDQIGLCAAKNCERCEGSAAFVSVDEPRVTRFPLVYGSEHYGVVVVRGGSDFNEQSWQLQLVQSVTDQVALSLNLDDQQNKDRRITLLHERTVIARELHDSLAQALSYLKIQVTRLSKAQEKQQYELQQPIIDELKMGLESAYRQLRELLTTFRLKMVEDGLEASLKKTIEQLAEQSTISFHLEFAVKQVPLSPMEEIHLLQITREASQNTVHHSHAQNVWISLQQLTDGQIELSVSDDGVGINQSSEKLNHYGMAIMQERAKQLSGELTVQPREKGGTHVKLTFHPEGGEDTYQ; from the coding sequence GTGTTGATAACATACAAGCGTTATGGTTTTGTAATTGATAAAAGGCAGGTAATCATTGTGGGTATTCGGCTAAATGAACTAAAAAATCGCTTTAATGGCTCTGTGATGGTGTACATCAAAGGGTCATTGGTTGGGATTATTAGTCTTGCTATTACGACCTTATTTGCATCGTATTGGATTACAGAATTAGCCGACTTAGATGCAAAAGCAATTAATTTAAGTGGCTCTTTACGAATGGAATCGTATCAGTTGGGTATGTTTGGTCTTGAGGGGAATAAGCAGGAAGTTGATAAACGTATTGCGATATTTGAAGAAAAACTCAGAGATCCCATTTTTCAAAAGCTGCAAAATGATGAACAGTTAAATAAATTGTGGTTGCAAACCATTGAACAGTGGCAAACATTTCTAAAACCCGCCTTAGTTAATTTACCTATCGAAAACAAAACACAGTTTAATTTATACGTTAAAGCTTTGGCTGAGAGCGCAGATGATTTTGTCTATGCAGTACAAATAGATGCTGAAAGCAAAATTAGATTACTGCGCACTATTCAAGTCGGCGCCTTGTTTATCACGTTACTGGTGGGTATGTTTACGTTGCATTTAATCAGTTTGAGGGTTGAAAAGCCTTTGGCTGAGCTGACGCATGCAGCTTATGCTATCGGCAAAGGTAACTTCACTCATCATGTCGATTTACAAGGGGATGATGAACTTGCCTTAATGGGAGCGACCTTAAACCATACGTGTGAGGCAATAGCATCGATGTATGGACAACTTGAATTACGCGTAAAGCAGCAAACTGAAAAGTTAGAACTTAATAATCAAACACTCGCCTTTTTATTTAAGACAGCACGCGTTCTTTTGGAGACAAGAGAAAAAAAGCATGATTTACAACAAACCTTTGATGAGCTTGCACAGCTAATAGGTGTACCAGACATTGAACTTTGTTTGATGACCGCAAGCGGTGATAGACCTTATATGCAAATAAAACCCAGCCAAGATCAAATCGGTTTATGTGCTGCGAAAAATTGTGAAAGGTGTGAAGGGAGTGCGGCTTTTGTGTCGGTGGATGAACCAAGGGTTACACGCTTTCCATTAGTTTATGGAAGTGAGCATTATGGTGTTGTTGTCGTTCGAGGCGGGAGTGATTTTAACGAACAGTCTTGGCAGCTTCAGCTTGTCCAATCCGTAACCGATCAGGTGGCATTATCGCTTAACTTAGATGACCAGCAAAATAAAGACCGCCGAATAACGTTATTGCATGAGCGTACTGTGATTGCTAGAGAGTTACATGATTCATTAGCACAAGCACTTTCTTATTTAAAAATACAAGTTACCAGATTATCTAAAGCTCAAGAGAAGCAGCAATATGAACTACAGCAGCCGATTATTGACGAACTTAAAATGGGGTTAGAGTCAGCCTATCGACAACTGCGAGAGCTACTGACCACGTTTCGTTTAAAAATGGTAGAAGATGGGCTTGAAGCGTCTCTTAAAAAAACCATAGAGCAGCTAGCAGAGCAGAGTACTATTTCGTTTCATTTAGAGTTTGCAGTAAAACAAGTGCCTTTATCACCCATGGAGGAGATTCACCTATTACAGATCACACGTGAAGCAAGCCAAAACACCGTTCATCATTCGCATGCGCAAAACGTGTGGATTAGTCTGCAGCAATTAACCGACGGTCAAATTGAGTTATCAGTGTCTGATGATGGAGTAGGGATTAACCAAAGTTCTGAAAAGCTTAATCACTATGGGATGGCGATTATGCAAGAGCGTGCTAAGCAGTTAAGTGGTGAGTTAACCGTACAACCAAGAGAAAAGGGTGGCACACACGTTAAACTTACTTTTCACCCTGAAGGAGGCGAAGACACATATCAATAA
- the moaA gene encoding GTP 3',8-cyclase MoaA, protein MLQDNFDRKYNYLRLSVTEVCNFKCNYCLPDGYVCDARPKSLGVDKISTLVNAFAMAGTKKIRLTGGEPTLRKDLADIVAACSETQGIDTVAMTTNGYRLLEKLPRLVASGLTNLNLSADSLNPYTFSQITGSDSLHEVLACVDKALELGVKKVKLNAVLLKQYNANQLQQFLDYIKDKPVTFRFIELMQTGDNQAYFNAQHVKGLQLKQQLLQSGWRAAPKAVDAGPAEEFFHPHYAGQIGLIMPYSKAFCVSCNRLRVSAEGKLHLCLFGEANDDLTPWLDNQDVQGLATHLLCSVQYKWQGHQLQMGRTGLTKQLAMLGG, encoded by the coding sequence ATGTTGCAAGATAATTTTGATAGAAAATATAATTACTTACGCTTGTCAGTAACGGAAGTCTGTAATTTTAAATGTAATTACTGCTTACCGGATGGCTACGTGTGTGATGCTCGTCCGAAATCCCTCGGTGTTGATAAAATTAGCACCTTGGTAAACGCCTTTGCGATGGCGGGTACTAAAAAAATACGCCTAACTGGCGGCGAGCCTACTTTGCGCAAAGATCTTGCTGATATCGTAGCAGCATGCAGTGAAACTCAAGGTATTGATACCGTTGCAATGACCACTAATGGCTATCGCTTACTTGAAAAACTCCCTCGTTTAGTGGCCAGTGGTTTAACAAACCTAAATCTGAGCGCCGATAGCTTGAATCCTTATACATTTTCGCAAATCACCGGCAGTGACTCATTACATGAAGTGCTAGCGTGTGTTGATAAAGCCTTAGAGCTGGGTGTTAAAAAAGTTAAATTAAACGCGGTCTTACTCAAGCAATACAATGCCAACCAATTACAGCAATTTCTTGATTATATTAAAGATAAGCCTGTCACATTTCGTTTCATTGAACTGATGCAAACCGGTGATAATCAGGCTTATTTCAATGCCCAACATGTAAAAGGTCTGCAACTTAAACAACAGCTTTTACAGTCGGGTTGGCGAGCAGCCCCCAAAGCGGTGGATGCGGGCCCAGCTGAAGAGTTTTTTCACCCTCACTATGCGGGTCAAATTGGCTTGATCATGCCTTACAGCAAGGCGTTTTGTGTAAGCTGCAACCGCCTACGTGTTTCTGCAGAAGGCAAATTGCATTTGTGCTTATTTGGTGAAGCAAATGATGATTTAACGCCTTGGTTAGATAATCAGGATGTTCAAGGCTTAGCAACTCACCTTTTATGTAGTGTTCAATATAAATGGCAAGGCCATCAATTACAAATGGGACGAACAGGGCTGACCAAACAACTGGCTATGTTAGGGGGTTAG
- the mobA gene encoding molybdenum cofactor guanylyltransferase, whose protein sequence is MLVGIVLAGGLSCRMGQDKALLEINGQTQLIRATNCLKDAGCDEIIVSRNSTGFIVDKFIQQGPVAGIHACLNHADYDDALVIPIDMPLLSETSLRALINQGRRRDCACYFAHSVLPCYLNRLERVSLIAQQRLEHGQRSVRGLLEELGAAVIELFESHGESRELYNVNTPQQWAHACCLIDQKDYAWRE, encoded by the coding sequence ATGTTAGTGGGTATTGTTCTGGCTGGGGGCCTTTCTTGTCGCATGGGGCAAGATAAGGCGCTGCTTGAAATTAATGGTCAAACGCAATTAATACGTGCGACTAATTGCCTTAAAGACGCGGGCTGCGATGAGATCATTGTAAGTCGAAATAGCACCGGTTTTATCGTTGATAAATTTATACAGCAAGGACCTGTTGCCGGTATTCATGCCTGTTTGAATCATGCCGATTATGATGATGCGCTTGTTATTCCTATCGATATGCCGCTGCTATCTGAAACAAGTTTACGCGCCCTTATCAATCAAGGGCGCAGACGAGATTGTGCCTGTTACTTTGCACACAGTGTATTGCCTTGTTACCTCAATCGGCTTGAACGCGTGAGTTTAATTGCCCAGCAACGTTTAGAGCATGGGCAGCGTTCTGTCAGGGGGTTACTTGAAGAGCTTGGAGCGGCCGTTATTGAATTGTTTGAGTCACATGGCGAGAGTCGTGAACTATATAACGTTAATACACCACAACAATGGGCGCATGCTTGTTGTTTGATTGATCAAAAGGATTACGCATGGCGCGAGTAA
- a CDS encoding molybdenum cofactor synthesis domain-containing protein, producing the protein MARVKSSCFVALNIAILTVSNSRGPAQDTAGDLLQQKVIDSGHHVLNRQLHKANIYKVRAEVAAWIASDNIDVVLISGGTGLTPDDITPSAIDVLFDMPVTGFGELFRHLSYSQIGTSSLQSRALAGLANRTLVVAMPGSPNACATAWDEILCQQLDSRCGACNFVAQLKSHRVEQCHSREMN; encoded by the coding sequence ATGGCGCGAGTAAAAAGCAGCTGCTTTGTAGCATTAAACATAGCGATTTTAACGGTAAGTAATAGTCGAGGCCCAGCGCAAGACACTGCGGGTGATTTGTTGCAGCAAAAAGTCATAGACAGTGGTCACCATGTACTTAATCGGCAATTGCATAAAGCCAATATTTATAAAGTGCGCGCAGAAGTCGCTGCTTGGATAGCCAGTGACAATATTGATGTAGTACTGATTTCTGGGGGCACAGGTCTTACACCTGACGATATTACGCCCTCGGCAATCGATGTGTTATTTGACATGCCCGTGACTGGTTTTGGTGAGCTGTTCAGGCATTTGTCATATTCACAAATAGGCACGTCATCACTGCAATCAAGAGCTTTAGCAGGGCTTGCCAATAGAACTTTAGTTGTAGCTATGCCAGGCAGCCCAAATGCGTGCGCGACTGCTTGGGATGAGATTTTATGCCAGCAACTCGATTCGCGCTGTGGGGCGTGCAATTTTGTAGCCCAGCTTAAATCACATCGTGTTGAACAGTGCCACTCTCGGGAGATGAATTAA
- the moaC gene encoding cyclic pyranopterin monophosphate synthase MoaC, whose protein sequence is MQLTHIDKRGQASMVDVADKSATVREARACATVVMQPETLALIEQNQLNKGDVLAVSRIAGIQAAKKTADLIPLCHPLALSKVAVEFFINSQDSAVDIQSYCKLVGQTGVEMEALAAVSIAALTIIDMCKAVDQGMTVQNMRVTYKSGGRRGTYTG, encoded by the coding sequence ATGCAGTTAACGCACATAGATAAAAGAGGCCAAGCAAGCATGGTTGATGTTGCAGATAAATCAGCAACGGTACGAGAAGCGCGTGCTTGCGCAACCGTTGTAATGCAACCAGAAACGTTGGCTCTTATTGAGCAAAATCAATTAAACAAAGGGGATGTATTGGCTGTGTCGCGTATTGCAGGTATTCAGGCTGCCAAAAAAACAGCTGATTTGATCCCTCTTTGTCATCCGTTGGCATTAAGTAAGGTGGCGGTCGAATTTTTTATTAACAGCCAAGACAGTGCCGTTGATATCCAAAGTTATTGTAAGTTAGTTGGGCAAACAGGAGTTGAAATGGAAGCGTTGGCTGCAGTATCAATTGCAGCACTTACCATAATTGATATGTGTAAAGCGGTTGATCAAGGCATGACAGTGCAGAACATGCGTGTCACTTATAAAAGTGGTGGCAGACGCGGCACCTATACCGGTTAA
- the moaD gene encoding molybdopterin synthase sulfur carrier subunit: MNKVLFFAQLRERLGCDTVQLDAQGMSVRELRQVLAKRDERWRTWLLDKDVLVAVNQTLVDENAALSTGDEIAMFPPVTGG, encoded by the coding sequence ATGAATAAGGTACTTTTTTTTGCACAGTTACGTGAACGTTTAGGTTGTGACACGGTACAACTCGATGCACAAGGTATGTCGGTTAGGGAGTTACGCCAAGTATTAGCTAAACGAGATGAACGTTGGCGCACTTGGTTACTCGATAAGGATGTGTTAGTAGCGGTAAATCAAACCTTAGTTGATGAAAATGCAGCGCTCAGCACTGGTGATGAGATTGCTATGTTTCCACCCGTTACTGGAGGTTAG
- a CDS encoding molybdenum cofactor biosynthesis protein MoaE, whose protein sequence is MIRVQEHDFDMNEEYQSMLADDSVSGAVVMFVGRVRDINQGHQVDSLYLEHYPAMTEKYLTQLEQQALSLWPLEKVTLIHRVGKLSLTDQIVLVAVSSVHREAAFEAAQYLIDLLKARAPFWKKEHVAGEQTRWVSANHKDQIAAAQWL, encoded by the coding sequence ATGATCCGTGTACAAGAGCATGATTTCGATATGAATGAAGAGTATCAATCTATGTTGGCTGACGACTCGGTGTCGGGCGCGGTGGTTATGTTTGTGGGCCGTGTTCGTGACATTAATCAAGGCCACCAAGTTGATAGTTTATATCTAGAGCATTACCCAGCGATGACAGAGAAATACCTCACCCAGTTAGAGCAGCAAGCATTGTCATTATGGCCCTTGGAAAAAGTTACCCTAATTCACCGTGTTGGCAAATTAAGCTTAACAGACCAAATTGTGTTGGTGGCAGTGTCGAGTGTCCATCGCGAAGCAGCATTTGAAGCTGCACAGTATTTAATTGATTTACTTAAAGCCCGTGCGCCATTTTGGAAAAAAGAGCACGTTGCAGGAGAGCAGACACGTTGGGTGAGTGCCAATCATAAAGATCAAATAGCCGCAGCCCAGTGGCTATAG
- the modA gene encoding molybdate ABC transporter substrate-binding protein, which translates to MQRLTNKLIIYTIATVLILLCCVLPASANDKDTSSSLTIACSANFVAVMDKLLPVFKAQVKTDLRVKVVTGSSGTLATQLRYGAPYDVFFSADARLPTQLKTDGFGIESTVYALGELVFYSSEGYDSLEGVMTRLPHITLAIANPRYAPYGQAAVEVLAHLKIKPKKIVTGGSILHTFQYVESKNAQLGLIAKSLMQQLHNGTAIAIPSEWYQPIEQHALLVNDSVFARQFYHFVQTEKAQQLIKSMGYR; encoded by the coding sequence ATGCAGAGGCTAACAAATAAACTAATCATATACACGATAGCGACTGTGCTGATTTTATTGTGTTGTGTATTGCCAGCAAGCGCCAATGATAAAGACACATCCTCTTCGCTAACGATCGCTTGCTCGGCTAACTTTGTCGCTGTTATGGATAAGTTGCTGCCAGTATTCAAGGCACAGGTTAAAACTGATTTACGGGTTAAAGTTGTGACAGGCTCGTCAGGCACACTCGCGACACAGCTTCGTTATGGAGCGCCTTATGACGTATTCTTTTCAGCAGATGCACGATTACCTACACAACTAAAAACCGATGGTTTTGGCATTGAAAGCACGGTGTATGCGCTTGGCGAATTGGTGTTTTATTCGTCCGAGGGCTATGACAGTTTGGAAGGCGTTATGACACGTTTGCCCCATATCACTTTGGCTATTGCGAACCCTCGTTATGCACCTTATGGACAGGCTGCGGTTGAGGTATTGGCTCATTTAAAAATCAAGCCGAAAAAAATAGTCACAGGAGGATCAATTTTGCATACTTTTCAATATGTTGAAAGTAAAAATGCACAGTTGGGCTTAATTGCAAAAAGTCTAATGCAACAGCTACATAATGGCACAGCCATCGCTATCCCCAGTGAGTGGTATCAGCCAATTGAGCAGCATGCTTTATTGGTGAATGACTCAGTATTTGCGCGTCAGTTTTATCATTTTGTTCAAACTGAAAAGGCACAACAGTTAATAAAATCAATGGGCTATAGGTAA
- the modB gene encoding molybdate ABC transporter permease subunit — protein sequence MNEGDLQAIFITLKLAVLTTLALLVITIPCAYWLARSKRAIKPFLETLITLPLVLPPTVLGYYFLVLFSPQQGIGLWLQQTVGVQLVFSFSGILVASMIYSLPFTFRPVQSAFEQLPDDLYSSAALLGFKPWRQFLWLVLPMIKPAIYTAATLSFAHTVGEFGVILMIGGNIPGETQVVSLALFDHVESFNLQAANTLAGLMLVFSFAVVFACQWWQRQTQRVSTPTRLF from the coding sequence ATGAACGAGGGGGACCTGCAAGCCATCTTTATTACGTTAAAACTCGCCGTGCTAACTACGCTGGCGTTGTTAGTTATAACGATTCCCTGCGCATATTGGCTTGCGCGAAGTAAACGAGCCATAAAACCTTTTCTCGAAACCTTAATTACCTTGCCTTTAGTTTTGCCTCCTACGGTACTTGGGTATTACTTTTTGGTGCTATTTTCGCCGCAGCAAGGTATTGGCTTATGGCTGCAACAGACAGTGGGGGTGCAGTTGGTTTTTAGCTTTTCGGGAATTTTAGTGGCGTCGATGATCTATAGTTTACCCTTTACTTTTCGACCTGTACAAAGTGCCTTTGAGCAACTGCCAGATGACTTATACAGCAGTGCAGCTTTGCTAGGTTTTAAGCCTTGGAGGCAGTTTTTATGGCTCGTTTTACCTATGATTAAACCTGCTATTTATACTGCTGCAACGCTAAGTTTTGCCCATACAGTGGGTGAGTTTGGTGTTATTTTAATGATTGGTGGCAATATTCCAGGAGAAACTCAAGTTGTGTCACTGGCGTTATTTGATCATGTTGAGAGTTTTAATCTTCAGGCTGCAAATACGCTTGCAGGGCTGATGTTGGTATTCTCATTTGCCGTTGTGTTTGCATGTCAATGGTGGCAAAGGCAAACGCAGCGTGTAAGTACACCAACTCGCTTGTTTTAA